The following are encoded in a window of Heterodontus francisci isolate sHetFra1 chromosome 2, sHetFra1.hap1, whole genome shotgun sequence genomic DNA:
- the LOC137379454 gene encoding E3 ubiquitin-protein ligase RNF182-like, translated as MVAMNCQTTEDSAEKQLFSSEELECKICYNPYNLKNRRPKLLECFHRVCAKCLYRIVDLGDSSQSIISCPFCRYETSVLDDEVGGLPDDSNVLAALTCKEKNRRFALDNTSELLLTPKRLGSFASPSHSSSNCLVITIMEVQRESPQSQSSASVMEFYNSSFDSMTSMSQQWAIWNCTPLFCHTIGRILVWILGLLYFSSLPLGVYLLVIQKVTLGIIFVSLVPSSLVILMVYGFCQCLCHEFLDCISS; from the coding sequence ATGGTCGCTATGAATTGCCAGACTACAGAGGATTCTGCAGAAAAACAGCTGTTTTCTTCTGAGGAGCTGGAATGCAAAATCTGTTACAATCCTTACAATCTGAAGAACAGGAGACCCAAGTTGTTGGAATGCTTTCACAGGGTGTGTGCCAAATGCCTTTATAGGATTGTAGACCTTGGAGACTCCTCCCAAAGTATAATTAGCTGTCCTTTCTGCAGGTATGAGACAAGTGTACTAGATGATGAAGTTGGTGGACTTCCGGATGACAGTAATGTCCTTGCTGCACTTACATGCAAGGAGAAAAATAGAAGGTTTGCCTTGGACAACACATCTGAGCTTCTGCTGACTCCAAAACGGTTAGGCTCCTTTGCAAGCCCCTCCCATAGCTCCTCAAACTGTCTGGTTATCACCATCATGGAAGTTCAAAGGGAATCCCCACAATCACAGAGCTCAGCATCAGTCATGGAATTCTACAACTCCAGTTTTGATTCAATGACCTCAATGTCCCAGCAATGGGCAATTTGGAATTGCACTCCCCTATTCTGCCATACAATAGGCAGGATTCTAGTCTGGATACTAGGACTGCTGTACTTCAGCTCTTTGCCTCTTGGAGTTTACCTGCTAGTGATTCAGAAAGTCACACTAGGGATCATATTTGTCAGTCTCGTTCCCTCCAGTCTTGTTATACTTATGGTCTACGGTTTCTGTCAATGTTTATGTCATGAGTTTTTGGATTGCATATCTTCCTGA